AGCCGACCGTGCTCGAGAAGTACTCGTTCGACTTCATCCAGCGCCTCAACGACTTCGCGTACTCGAAGAAGTTCCGGTTCGAGACCTTCCTCGGCGCCTTCAAGTACTACACGAGCTACACGCTGAAGACCTTCGACGGCAAGCGGTACCTCGAGCGCTTCGAGGACCGCGTCGTGATGACCGCACTGGGACTGGCCGACGGCGACGAGAAGCTCGCCACCGACCTGGTGGACGAGATCATCTCCGGCCGCTTCCAGCCGGCCACGCCCACCTTCCTCAACTCGGGCAAGGCCCAGCGCGGCGAGCTCGTCTCGTGCTTCCTGCTGCGCATCGAGGACAACATGGAGTCGATCTCGCGCGGCATCAACTCCTCCCTGCAGCTGTCCAAGCGCGGCGGTGGCGTCGCGCTCCTGCTCTCCAACATCCGCGAGGCCGGTGCGCCGATCAAGCAGATCGAGAACCAGTCCAGCGGGATCATCCCGGTCATGAAGCTCCTCGAAGACAGCTTCAGCTACGCGAACCAGCTGGGTGCGCGCCAGGGAGCGGGTGCGGTATACCTCAACGCGCATCACCCGGACATCATGCGATTCCTCGACACCAAGCGCGAGAACGCCGACGAGAAGATCCGCATCAAGACGCTCTCCCTCGGTGTGGTCGTCCCCGACATCACGTTCGAGCTCGCCAAGAACGGCGAGGACATGTACCTGTTCTCGCCGTACGACGTCGAGAAGGTCTACGGCGTCCCGTTCGGCGACATCTCCGTGACCGAGAAGTACCGCGAGATGGTCGATGACGCGCGCATCAAGAAGACCAAGATCAACGCCCGCGAGTTCTTCCAGACCCTCGCCGAGATCCAGTTCGAGTCGGGCTACCCCTACATCATGTTCGAGGACACGGTGAACGCGGCGAACCCCATCAAGGGCCGCATCAACATGTCGAACCTGTGCAGCGAGATCCTGCAGGTGAACACGCCGACCACGTACAACGAGGACCTCTCCTACGACCAGATCGGCAAGGACATCTCCTGCAACCTCGGTTCGATGAACATCGCGCTGTCGATGGATGCGGATGACCTCGGCAAGACGGTGGAGACGGCGATCCGTGCACTGAGCGCCGTGAGCGAGCAGAGCCACATCACCTCGGTGCGCTCGATCGAGGACGGCAACGACCGCTCGCACGCGATCGGCCTGGGGCAGATGAACCTGCACGGCTACCTCGCCCGCGAGCATGTCTTCTACGGCTCAGAAGAGGGCCTGGACTTCACGAACATCTACTTCTACACGGTGCTGTTCCACGCGCTGCGCGCCTCGAACAACCTCGCGATCGAGAAGGGCCACGCCTTCGACGGGTTCGAGGACTCCACCTACGCGAGCGGCGCGTTCTTCGACAAGTACATCGACCGCGCCTGGGTCCCCGAGACCGAGAAGGTGAAGGAGCTCTTCGCCGGCAAGCACATCCCGACGCAGGCGGACTGGTCGGCGCTTCGCGCCACCATCCAGGAGCACGGCATCTACAACCAGAACCTGCAGGCGGTGCCCCCGACCGGCTCGATCTCCTACATCAACAACTCGACGAGCTCGATCCACCCGATCGCCTCGAAGATCGAGATCCGCAAGGAAGGCAAGCTCGGTCGCGTCTACTACCCGGCCGCGTTCATGACGAACGAAAACCTGGAGTACTACCAGGACGCGTACGAGATCGGCTACGAGAAGGTCATCGACACGTACGCCGCGGCCACGCAGCACGTGGATCAGGGCCTGTCGCTGACGCTGTTCTTCAAGGACACCGCCACCACGCGCGACATCAACAAGGCGCAGATCTACGCATGGCGCAAGGGCATCAAGACGATCTACTACATCCGCCTGCGGCAGATGGCCCTCGAGGGCACCGACATGACCGAGTGCGTCTCGTGCATGCTGTGATCACCCTCCGACAGGCTCAGGGACCGAAAGAGAAGAAATGACCCCCGACAAGCTCAAGCTGCTCACGCAGGTGCAGGCGATCAACTGGAACCGCATCGAGGACGATAAGGACGTCGACGTGTGGAACCGGCTGGTCAACAACTTCTGGCTGCCCGAGAAGATCCCGCTGTCCAACGACATCCAGTCGTGGAACACGCTCACGCCCGAGGAGCAGCTGCTGACGATGCGCGTGTTCACGGGGCTCACGCTGCTCGACACGGTGCAGGCGACCGTCGGAGCCGTCTCACTGATCCCGGATGCGATCACTCCGCACGAGGAGGCCGTCTACACGAACATCGCGTTCATGGAGTCGGTGCACGCCAAGAGCTATTCGTCGATCTTCTCGACGCTCGCCTCGACGAAGGAGATCGACGAGGCGTTCCGCTGGTCCGTGGAGAACCCGAACCTTCAGAAGAAGGCGCAGATCGTCATGGAGTACTACCAGGGCGACAACCCCCTCAAGCGCAAGGTCGCCTCCACGCTGCTGGAGAGCTTCCTGTTCTACTCGGGCTTCTACCTGCCGATGTACTGGTCCTCGCATGCCAAGCTCACGAACACTGCAGACCTCATCCGCCTCATCATCCGCGACGAGGCCGTGCACGGGTACTACATCGGATACAAGTTCCAGAAGGGTCTCGAGCGGGTCAGCCAGGCCGAGCGCGACGACATCAAGGACTACACGTTCTCGCTGCTGTACGAGCTCTACGACAACGAAGTGCAGTACACGCAGGACCTCTACGACGGCGTCGGGCTGACGGAGGACGTCAAGAAGTTCCTGCACTACAACGCCAACAAGGCGCTTATGAACCTGGGGTACGAGGCGATGTTCCCCGAGACGACCACGAACGTGAACCCCGCGATCCTGTCCGCCCTCTCACCGAACGCCGATGAGAACCACGACTTCTTCAGCGGGTCCGGCTCGTCGTACGTCATCGGCAAGGCCGAGGCCACCGAAGACGCGGACTGGGACTTCTAGCGTCCCGACGAATCACCCGTCGGGTGTTTCACGACAGTCTGTCGCGGAGAGCGCCCACACGGTATCGTGGTCATCGGACCGAGATGCTTTGATCCCAGACCCTGATCTGGCGTATCGGCGTCTACCGCGATTGTCTGCGTCGCGGATGCTCCTGGCTGTCCTCGGTTTCCGTCGTTCCCCAGACGGCCCGGGAAGCCGAGGAAGTCAGGCCTCAGGCGTGCATTCCGGACACCGTTCTGACACGGTGGAGGCATGACGGATGACACTCCTGTGACCACGTCCACGTCGACCGGTTACGTCGAGTTCGATGCGCTCCGCCTCTACTACGAAGTGCACGGCGAGGGCGGGACACCGCTCGTCCTCCTGCACGGCGGACTGTTCGACATCGACCAGCAGTTCGGCTCGCTGATCGCCGATCTGTCCGCCGAGCGCCGAGTGGTCGCCATCGATTTCCAGGGCCACGGCCGCACGAACGACATCGACCGCCCGTTCGGTGCGGCAGCCTTCGCCGGCGACGTGCTCGGCGTCCTCGACTTCCTCGGCATCGAGCGGGCTGACGTCTTCGGATTCAGCATCGGGGGAGCGGTCGCCCTCGAACTCGCGATCGAGCACCCGGAACGCGTCCGGCGGCTCATCGTCTCGTCGACGACCTTCGCCGCGTCGGGCATGCGCGGTTCCGAGAACGCAGCGGCCGTCGGCGCGATGACGGTGGACATGATCGCCGGCTCGCCGATGGAGTCGGCCTACCTCGCGAAGTCGCCGCACCCCGACCTCGACCACCTCCAGGGGCT
This portion of the Microbacterium pygmaeum genome encodes:
- the nrdF gene encoding class 1b ribonucleoside-diphosphate reductase subunit beta; amino-acid sequence: MTPDKLKLLTQVQAINWNRIEDDKDVDVWNRLVNNFWLPEKIPLSNDIQSWNTLTPEEQLLTMRVFTGLTLLDTVQATVGAVSLIPDAITPHEEAVYTNIAFMESVHAKSYSSIFSTLASTKEIDEAFRWSVENPNLQKKAQIVMEYYQGDNPLKRKVASTLLESFLFYSGFYLPMYWSSHAKLTNTADLIRLIIRDEAVHGYYIGYKFQKGLERVSQAERDDIKDYTFSLLYELYDNEVQYTQDLYDGVGLTEDVKKFLHYNANKALMNLGYEAMFPETTTNVNPAILSALSPNADENHDFFSGSGSSYVIGKAEATEDADWDF
- the nrdE gene encoding class 1b ribonucleoside-diphosphate reductase subunit alpha, with protein sequence MVEAAVTELAFKNEVRFEGMDYHALNAMLNLYDANGKIQFDADKRAAREYFLQHVNQNTVFFHSLKERLDYLVEKEYYEPTVLEKYSFDFIQRLNDFAYSKKFRFETFLGAFKYYTSYTLKTFDGKRYLERFEDRVVMTALGLADGDEKLATDLVDEIISGRFQPATPTFLNSGKAQRGELVSCFLLRIEDNMESISRGINSSLQLSKRGGGVALLLSNIREAGAPIKQIENQSSGIIPVMKLLEDSFSYANQLGARQGAGAVYLNAHHPDIMRFLDTKRENADEKIRIKTLSLGVVVPDITFELAKNGEDMYLFSPYDVEKVYGVPFGDISVTEKYREMVDDARIKKTKINAREFFQTLAEIQFESGYPYIMFEDTVNAANPIKGRINMSNLCSEILQVNTPTTYNEDLSYDQIGKDISCNLGSMNIALSMDADDLGKTVETAIRALSAVSEQSHITSVRSIEDGNDRSHAIGLGQMNLHGYLAREHVFYGSEEGLDFTNIYFYTVLFHALRASNNLAIEKGHAFDGFEDSTYASGAFFDKYIDRAWVPETEKVKELFAGKHIPTQADWSALRATIQEHGIYNQNLQAVPPTGSISYINNSTSSIHPIASKIEIRKEGKLGRVYYPAAFMTNENLEYYQDAYEIGYEKVIDTYAAATQHVDQGLSLTLFFKDTATTRDINKAQIYAWRKGIKTIYYIRLRQMALEGTDMTECVSCML
- a CDS encoding alpha/beta fold hydrolase — translated: MTDDTPVTTSTSTGYVEFDALRLYYEVHGEGGTPLVLLHGGLFDIDQQFGSLIADLSAERRVVAIDFQGHGRTNDIDRPFGAAAFAGDVLGVLDFLGIERADVFGFSIGGAVALELAIEHPERVRRLIVSSTTFAASGMRGSENAAAVGAMTVDMIAGSPMESAYLAKSPHPDLDHLQGLLDKLGASYAGGFPDRTPEEITGIQAPTLITVGDADMVSLEHAVEFLRLRGGDVNGDFDGVPASQLAVFPGTSHFFGIARTDLVRDVVLGFLDAPES